One region of Thunnus albacares chromosome 8, fThuAlb1.1, whole genome shotgun sequence genomic DNA includes:
- the LOC122987393 gene encoding hepcidin-1, whose product MKAFSIAVAVTLVLAFICILESSALPFTGVQEPEEAGSNDTPVVAHQEISMESWMMPNHIRQKRQSHLSLCHWCCNCCKGNRGCGFCCRF is encoded by the exons ATGAAGGCATTCAGCATTGCAGTTGCAGTGACACTCGTGCTTGCCTTTATTTGCATTCTGGAGAGCTCTGCACTCCCATTCACTGGG GTGCAAGAGCCGGAGGAGGCAGGGAGCAATGACACTCCAGTTGTGGCACATCAAGAGATATCAATGGAATCGTGGATG ATGCCAAATCACATCAGACAGAAGCGTCAGAGCCACCTCTCCTTGTGCCACTGGTGCTGCAACTGCTGCAAGGGCAACAGGGGCTGCGGTTTCTGCTGCAGGTTCTGA